A single genomic interval of Salmo trutta chromosome 13, fSalTru1.1, whole genome shotgun sequence harbors:
- the LOC115206079 gene encoding serine/threonine-protein kinase SIK3 homolog isoform X1 — protein sequence MTQGGGVPTMRAAQGWLLFPQRGEKMAAVSSGGAAGSAAAGITHSTRPAHAGMGAQNRAQPSSGISHSNRPTPAAGCITNPGHPSASRPPPARVGYYEIERTIGKGNFAVVKLATHIITKAKVAIKIVDKTQLDDENLKKIFREVQIMKMLRHPHIIRLYQVMETERMIYLVTEYASGGEIFDHLVAHGRMAEKDARRKFKQIVAAVHFCHCRNIVHRDLKAENLLLDHNLNIKIADFGFSNLFSRGQLLKTWCGSPPYAAPELFEGKEYDGPKVDIWSLGVVLYVLVCGALPFDGSTLQNLRARVLSGKFRIPFFMSTDCEYLIRHMLVLEPSRRLSMEQICKNKWMKQGDPDPEFERLIVECEQVKSERETELINEQVLMAMSEMGLDRERTLQSLHTDAYDHYSAIYSLLSDRLKKHKTLRVAPPTPRPIGYPLNAVQTDQQGNPVSMNVPHVQLINPENQIVEPDGNMALDSDDAEEPSPEAMARYLSMRRHTVGVPDPRTEMQEELQKLPPGFPRVAPQPPFPMPPTMGHMHTLMPTQNPHLQPTQQLEYKEQSLLQPPTLQLLNGMGPLGRRASDGGANIQLHAQLLKRPRGQSPLVANPHPIPAVAPVDEEGSDGEPDQEAVQRYLANRSKRHTTHALMSTAHGGEPLADSQRPQGSRQRGWAPEQHCRSIYKDCNTLHLPMERFSPVRRFSDGATTIQAFKTHLENSSLIRQLKQVYQECEQLQKMYACPQDERLLEHTQQQHFLYQQEQQILHQQIQALSLGHGDCQPSHLTHQLQRLHIQPSSPPPTHPNNHLFRQPNQSPPPTAMMQGHSVPSAVQYQHAPALYQPSSGSPPPCGLRPVTLPPQQQQPCSSSRGGGIPMPQQQVTIQVQEVELGGGGALQRQQQAFLSTPCSHRVLGKQLSADNAETHSRSLGRFNTYDQAAFNPHLFGEGSRPSGVVGGYNPYLQGTSLKVPGMEGYQGGVVGGAGGGGYGSPSALQQALLSPTPLEYRPQQHVTPTLQGLLSPRHSLTGHADPRLPPQDLASLLKRQSPRPAPPTSPNVPQDYTEMLLLRQLGQGESLDPGSPYHHLLQIRPPDVQPPSLPHSESMEEDDLPPGYHEGLLAKAQGCGDGHDLLGPPQGGTPPYNSPTHRHGYIRSTTTTRDNEHVDCRTQGQQVMEQGVPDRNGVGYSTRGPQGDGYRPRGQLQRHHTIQTCDDAYDQAEPMSGMSLLAGKALSSARMSDILSQSSLTGSQQLHQREESVCDVEGELHAGACYPSSCTSNILHSYKPPDLQYSMEQAGV from the exons gtGGCCATCAAAATAGTGGACAAGACCCAGCTGGACGATGAGAACCTGAAGAAGATCTTCAGGGAGGTGCAGATCATGAAGATGCTGAGGCACCCCCACATCATTCGTCTCTACCAG GTAATGGAGACCGAGAGGATGATCTACCTGGTAACAGAGTATGCCAGTGGCGGGGAGATTTTTG ACCACCTGGTGGCCCACGGCAGGATGGCGGAGAAGGACGCGCGGCGGAAGTTCAAGCAGATCGTGGCGGCCGTCCACTTCTGCCACTGCCGCAACATCGTCCACCGAGACCTGAAGGCCGAAAACCTGCTCCTGGACCACAACCTCAACATCAAGATTGCAG ACTTTGGCTTCAGTAACCTGTTCTCCAGAGGCCAGCTACTAAAGACCTGGTGTGGGAGTCCTCCCTATGCTGCCCCAGAGCTCTTCGAAGGGAAGGAGTACGATGGACCCAAAGTGGACATCTGG AGTTTGGGCGTGGTGCTGTATGTTCTGGTGTGTGGTGCCTTGCCGTTTGACGGCAGCACCCTCCAGAACCTGAGGGCCCGGGTGCTGAGCGGGAAGTTCCGCATCCCCTTCTTCATGTCCACAG ACTGTGAGTACCTGATCCGACACATGCTGGTGCTGGAGCCCAGTAGACGCCTCTCCATGGAGCAGATCTGTAAGAACAAGTGGATGAAGCAGGGAGACCCAGACCCAGAGTTTGAGAGG ttgatAGTGGAATGTGAGCAGGTGAAGTCTGAGCGGGAGACAGAGCTCATCAACGAGCAGGTGCTGATGGCCATGTCTGAGATGGGACTGGACCGCGAGCGCACACTCCAA TCTCTGCATACTGATGCGTACGATCACTACAGCGCCATCTACAGCCTGCTCTCTGACCGCCTGAAGAAACACAAGACCCTGCGCGTGGCCCCACCCACGCCCCGCCCCATTGGCTACCCTCTCAACGCTGTACAG ACGGATCAGCAGGGTAATCCCGTTAGCATGAATGTCCCTCACGTCCAGTTGATCAACCCAGAGAACCAGATCGTTGAG CCGGACGGAAACATGGCCCTGGACAGTGATGATGCAGAGGAGCCGTCTCCAGAGGCCATGGCTCGCTACCTGTCCATGAGGCGTCACACGGTGGGCGTCCCAGACCCCAG GACGGAGATGCAGGAGGAGCTGCAGAAGCTGCCCCCTGGGTTCCCCCGTGTGGCCCCCCAGCCCCCCTTCCCTATGCCCCCCACCATGGGCCACATGCACACACTGATGCCCACCCAGAACCCACACCTGCAGCCCACACAGCAGCTGGAATACAAG GAGCAGTCCCTGCTGCAGCCCCCTACCCTGCAGCTGCTGAATGGCATGGGACCCCTGGGCCGCAGGGCCTCGGATGGTGGGGCCAACATCCAGCTGCACGCCCAGCTACTGAAGAGGCCACGGGGACAGTCCCCTCTGGTCGCCAACCCT CACCCCATCCCGGCTGTGGCTCCTGTGGATGAGGAGGGTTCTGACGGGGAGCCCGACCAGGAGGCGGTGCAGAG GTACTTGGCGAACCGCTCCAAGCGGCACACGACGCACGCGCTCATGAGCACGGCACACGGCGGTGAGCCGCTGGCAGACTCGCAGAGGCCCCAGGGCTCCCGGCAGAGGGGGTGGGCCCCGGAGCAGCACTGCCG GTCCATCTACAAGGACTGTAACACCCTGCACTTGCCCATGGAGCGTTTCTCCCCTGTGAGGCGCTTCTCCGATGGGGCCACCACCATCCAGGCCTTTAAGACCCACCTGGAGAACAGCAGCCTCATCAGGCAGCTCAAACAG GTGTACCAGGAGTGTGAGCAGCTGCAGAAGATGTACGCTTGCCCCCAGGACGAGCGGCTGCTTGAGCACACACAACAACAGCATTTCCTGTACCAGCAAGAGCAGCAGATTCTACACCAGCAGATACAG GCCCTGTCTTTGGGACACGGAGACTGCCAGCCCAGTCACCTTACCCACCAGCTCCAGAG GTTGCATATCCAGCCCTCCAGCCCACCGCCTACACATCCCAACAACCACCTTTTCAGACAGCCCAATCAGAGTCCCCCTCCAACAGCGATGATGCAGGGGCATA gTGTACCATCAGCGGTGCAGTACCAGCACGCCCCCGCCCTCTACCAGCCCTCCAGCGGGAGTCCCCCCCCTTGCGGCCTCCGCCCCGTCACCCTGcccccccagcagcagcagccctGCTCCTCTTCCCGTGGGGGGGGCATCCCCATGCCCCAGCAGCAGGTGACTATCCAGGTGCAGGAGGTGGAGCTGGGAGGGGGTGGGGCCCTGCAGCGCCAGCAGCAGGCTTTCCTTTCCACGCCGTGCTCCCACCGGGTCCTGGGGAAGCAGCTGAGCGCAGACAATGCCGAGACCCACAG tcGCAGCCTCGGACGGTTCAACACATACGACCAGGCCGCCTTCAACCCCCATCTGTTCGGCGAGGGCTCTCGGCCATCGGGGGTAGTGGGGGGCTACAACCCCTACCTCCAGGGGACCTCCCTCAAGGTGCCAGGGATGGAGGGCTACCAGGGTGGGGTGGTCGGTGGCGCTGGAGGCGGGGGCTACGGGAGCCCCTCTGCCCTGCAGCaggctctcctctcccccacccccttgGAGTACCGGCCCCAGCAGCACGTCACCCCCACCCTACAGGGTCTCCTCTCCCCCCGCCACTCCCTGACGGGCCACGCCGACCCCCGCCTGCCCCCCCAGGACCTGGCCTCCCTGCTGAAGAGGCAGAGCCCTCGGCCGGCACCCCCCACTTCCCCCAACGTGCCCCAGGACTACACGGAAATGCTGCTGCTGCGCCAGCTCGGCCAAGGGGAGTCTCTGGATCCGGGAAGCCcctaccaccacctcctccagatCAGGCCCCCAGACGTCCAGCCCCCCAGCCTGCCCCACTCAGagagcatggaggaggatgaCCTGCCACCTGGCTACCATGAGGGCCTCCTGGCCAAAGCCCAAGGCTGTGGGGACGGCCATGACCTGCTGGGCCCCCCCCAGGGAGGGACGCCCCCCTACAactcccccacacacagacacggcTACATCAGGAGCACCACCACAACCAGAG ACAACgagcatgttgactgcaggaccCAGGGGCAGCAGGTTATGGAGCAGGGCGTGCCTGACCGTAACGGAGTGGGCTACTCCACCAGGGGCCCCCAGGGGGACGGCTATCGGCCCCGGGGCCAGCTACAGCGCCACCACACCATCCAGACCTGCGACGACGCCTAT GACCAGGCCGAGCCCATGTCTGGGATGAGCCTATTGGCTGGCAAGGCTCTGAGCTCGGCCCGCATGTCTGACATCCTCAGCCAATCATCTCTGACAGGAAGCCAGCAGCTCCACCAGCGGGAAGAGTCAG TATGTGACGTGGAGGGAGAGCTCCACGCTGGAGCCTGCTACCCGTCGTCCTGCACCAGCAACATCCTTCATAGCTACAAACCCCCAGACCTGCAGTACAGCATGGAGCAGGCCGGGGTCTAA
- the LOC115206079 gene encoding serine/threonine-protein kinase SIK3 homolog isoform X3 — translation MTQGGGVPTMRAAQGWLLFPQRGEKMAAVSSGGAAGSAAAGITHSTRPAHAGMGAQNRAQPSSGISHSNRPTPAAGCITNPGHPSASRPPPARVGYYEIERTIGKGNFAVVKLATHIITKAKVAIKIVDKTQLDDENLKKIFREVQIMKMLRHPHIIRLYQVMETERMIYLVTEYASGGEIFDHLVAHGRMAEKDARRKFKQIVAAVHFCHCRNIVHRDLKAENLLLDHNLNIKIADFGFSNLFSRGQLLKTWCGSPPYAAPELFEGKEYDGPKVDIWSLGVVLYVLVCGALPFDGSTLQNLRARVLSGKFRIPFFMSTDCEYLIRHMLVLEPSRRLSMEQICKNKWMKQGDPDPEFERLIVECEQVKSERETELINEQVLMAMSEMGLDRERTLQSLHTDAYDHYSAIYSLLSDRLKKHKTLRVAPPTPRPIGYPLNAVQTDQQGNPVSMNVPHVQLINPENQIVEPDGNMALDSDDAEEPSPEAMARYLSMRRHTVGVPDPRTEMQEELQKLPPGFPRVAPQPPFPMPPTMGHMHTLMPTQNPHLQPTQQLEYKEQSLLQPPTLQLLNGMGPLGRRASDGGANIQLHAQLLKRPRGQSPLVANPHPIPAVAPVDEEGSDGEPDQEAVQRSIYKDCNTLHLPMERFSPVRRFSDGATTIQAFKTHLENSSLIRQLKQVYQECEQLQKMYACPQDERLLEHTQQQHFLYQQEQQILHQQIQALSLGHGDCQPSHLTHQLQRLHIQPSSPPPTHPNNHLFRQPNQSPPPTAMMQGHSVPSAVQYQHAPALYQPSSGSPPPCGLRPVTLPPQQQQPCSSSRGGGIPMPQQQVTIQVQEVELGGGGALQRQQQAFLSTPCSHRVLGKQLSADNAETHSRSLGRFNTYDQAAFNPHLFGEGSRPSGVVGGYNPYLQGTSLKVPGMEGYQGGVVGGAGGGGYGSPSALQQALLSPTPLEYRPQQHVTPTLQGLLSPRHSLTGHADPRLPPQDLASLLKRQSPRPAPPTSPNVPQDYTEMLLLRQLGQGESLDPGSPYHHLLQIRPPDVQPPSLPHSESMEEDDLPPGYHEGLLAKAQGCGDGHDLLGPPQGGTPPYNSPTHRHGYIRSTTTTRDNEHVDCRTQGQQVMEQGVPDRNGVGYSTRGPQGDGYRPRGQLQRHHTIQTCDDAYDQAEPMSGMSLLAGKALSSARMSDILSQSSLTGSQQLHQREESVCDVEGELHAGACYPSSCTSNILHSYKPPDLQYSMEQAGV, via the exons gtGGCCATCAAAATAGTGGACAAGACCCAGCTGGACGATGAGAACCTGAAGAAGATCTTCAGGGAGGTGCAGATCATGAAGATGCTGAGGCACCCCCACATCATTCGTCTCTACCAG GTAATGGAGACCGAGAGGATGATCTACCTGGTAACAGAGTATGCCAGTGGCGGGGAGATTTTTG ACCACCTGGTGGCCCACGGCAGGATGGCGGAGAAGGACGCGCGGCGGAAGTTCAAGCAGATCGTGGCGGCCGTCCACTTCTGCCACTGCCGCAACATCGTCCACCGAGACCTGAAGGCCGAAAACCTGCTCCTGGACCACAACCTCAACATCAAGATTGCAG ACTTTGGCTTCAGTAACCTGTTCTCCAGAGGCCAGCTACTAAAGACCTGGTGTGGGAGTCCTCCCTATGCTGCCCCAGAGCTCTTCGAAGGGAAGGAGTACGATGGACCCAAAGTGGACATCTGG AGTTTGGGCGTGGTGCTGTATGTTCTGGTGTGTGGTGCCTTGCCGTTTGACGGCAGCACCCTCCAGAACCTGAGGGCCCGGGTGCTGAGCGGGAAGTTCCGCATCCCCTTCTTCATGTCCACAG ACTGTGAGTACCTGATCCGACACATGCTGGTGCTGGAGCCCAGTAGACGCCTCTCCATGGAGCAGATCTGTAAGAACAAGTGGATGAAGCAGGGAGACCCAGACCCAGAGTTTGAGAGG ttgatAGTGGAATGTGAGCAGGTGAAGTCTGAGCGGGAGACAGAGCTCATCAACGAGCAGGTGCTGATGGCCATGTCTGAGATGGGACTGGACCGCGAGCGCACACTCCAA TCTCTGCATACTGATGCGTACGATCACTACAGCGCCATCTACAGCCTGCTCTCTGACCGCCTGAAGAAACACAAGACCCTGCGCGTGGCCCCACCCACGCCCCGCCCCATTGGCTACCCTCTCAACGCTGTACAG ACGGATCAGCAGGGTAATCCCGTTAGCATGAATGTCCCTCACGTCCAGTTGATCAACCCAGAGAACCAGATCGTTGAG CCGGACGGAAACATGGCCCTGGACAGTGATGATGCAGAGGAGCCGTCTCCAGAGGCCATGGCTCGCTACCTGTCCATGAGGCGTCACACGGTGGGCGTCCCAGACCCCAG GACGGAGATGCAGGAGGAGCTGCAGAAGCTGCCCCCTGGGTTCCCCCGTGTGGCCCCCCAGCCCCCCTTCCCTATGCCCCCCACCATGGGCCACATGCACACACTGATGCCCACCCAGAACCCACACCTGCAGCCCACACAGCAGCTGGAATACAAG GAGCAGTCCCTGCTGCAGCCCCCTACCCTGCAGCTGCTGAATGGCATGGGACCCCTGGGCCGCAGGGCCTCGGATGGTGGGGCCAACATCCAGCTGCACGCCCAGCTACTGAAGAGGCCACGGGGACAGTCCCCTCTGGTCGCCAACCCT CACCCCATCCCGGCTGTGGCTCCTGTGGATGAGGAGGGTTCTGACGGGGAGCCCGACCAGGAGGCGGTGCAGAG GTCCATCTACAAGGACTGTAACACCCTGCACTTGCCCATGGAGCGTTTCTCCCCTGTGAGGCGCTTCTCCGATGGGGCCACCACCATCCAGGCCTTTAAGACCCACCTGGAGAACAGCAGCCTCATCAGGCAGCTCAAACAG GTGTACCAGGAGTGTGAGCAGCTGCAGAAGATGTACGCTTGCCCCCAGGACGAGCGGCTGCTTGAGCACACACAACAACAGCATTTCCTGTACCAGCAAGAGCAGCAGATTCTACACCAGCAGATACAG GCCCTGTCTTTGGGACACGGAGACTGCCAGCCCAGTCACCTTACCCACCAGCTCCAGAG GTTGCATATCCAGCCCTCCAGCCCACCGCCTACACATCCCAACAACCACCTTTTCAGACAGCCCAATCAGAGTCCCCCTCCAACAGCGATGATGCAGGGGCATA gTGTACCATCAGCGGTGCAGTACCAGCACGCCCCCGCCCTCTACCAGCCCTCCAGCGGGAGTCCCCCCCCTTGCGGCCTCCGCCCCGTCACCCTGcccccccagcagcagcagccctGCTCCTCTTCCCGTGGGGGGGGCATCCCCATGCCCCAGCAGCAGGTGACTATCCAGGTGCAGGAGGTGGAGCTGGGAGGGGGTGGGGCCCTGCAGCGCCAGCAGCAGGCTTTCCTTTCCACGCCGTGCTCCCACCGGGTCCTGGGGAAGCAGCTGAGCGCAGACAATGCCGAGACCCACAG tcGCAGCCTCGGACGGTTCAACACATACGACCAGGCCGCCTTCAACCCCCATCTGTTCGGCGAGGGCTCTCGGCCATCGGGGGTAGTGGGGGGCTACAACCCCTACCTCCAGGGGACCTCCCTCAAGGTGCCAGGGATGGAGGGCTACCAGGGTGGGGTGGTCGGTGGCGCTGGAGGCGGGGGCTACGGGAGCCCCTCTGCCCTGCAGCaggctctcctctcccccacccccttgGAGTACCGGCCCCAGCAGCACGTCACCCCCACCCTACAGGGTCTCCTCTCCCCCCGCCACTCCCTGACGGGCCACGCCGACCCCCGCCTGCCCCCCCAGGACCTGGCCTCCCTGCTGAAGAGGCAGAGCCCTCGGCCGGCACCCCCCACTTCCCCCAACGTGCCCCAGGACTACACGGAAATGCTGCTGCTGCGCCAGCTCGGCCAAGGGGAGTCTCTGGATCCGGGAAGCCcctaccaccacctcctccagatCAGGCCCCCAGACGTCCAGCCCCCCAGCCTGCCCCACTCAGagagcatggaggaggatgaCCTGCCACCTGGCTACCATGAGGGCCTCCTGGCCAAAGCCCAAGGCTGTGGGGACGGCCATGACCTGCTGGGCCCCCCCCAGGGAGGGACGCCCCCCTACAactcccccacacacagacacggcTACATCAGGAGCACCACCACAACCAGAG ACAACgagcatgttgactgcaggaccCAGGGGCAGCAGGTTATGGAGCAGGGCGTGCCTGACCGTAACGGAGTGGGCTACTCCACCAGGGGCCCCCAGGGGGACGGCTATCGGCCCCGGGGCCAGCTACAGCGCCACCACACCATCCAGACCTGCGACGACGCCTAT GACCAGGCCGAGCCCATGTCTGGGATGAGCCTATTGGCTGGCAAGGCTCTGAGCTCGGCCCGCATGTCTGACATCCTCAGCCAATCATCTCTGACAGGAAGCCAGCAGCTCCACCAGCGGGAAGAGTCAG TATGTGACGTGGAGGGAGAGCTCCACGCTGGAGCCTGCTACCCGTCGTCCTGCACCAGCAACATCCTTCATAGCTACAAACCCCCAGACCTGCAGTACAGCATGGAGCAGGCCGGGGTCTAA
- the LOC115206079 gene encoding serine/threonine-protein kinase SIK3 homolog isoform X2, with protein MTQGGGVPTMRAAQGWLLFPQRGEKMAAVSSGGAAGSAAAGITHSTRPAHAGMGAQNRAQPSSGISHSNRPTPAAGCITNPGHPSASRPPPARVGYYEIERTIGKGNFAVVKLATHIITKAKVAIKIVDKTQLDDENLKKIFREVQIMKMLRHPHIIRLYQVMETERMIYLVTEYASGGEIFDHLVAHGRMAEKDARRKFKQIVAAVHFCHCRNIVHRDLKAENLLLDHNLNIKIADFGFSNLFSRGQLLKTWCGSPPYAAPELFEGKEYDGPKVDIWSLGVVLYVLVCGALPFDGSTLQNLRARVLSGKFRIPFFMSTDCEYLIRHMLVLEPSRRLSMEQICKNKWMKQGDPDPEFERLIVECEQVKSERETELINEQVLMAMSEMGLDRERTLQSLHTDAYDHYSAIYSLLSDRLKKHKTLRVAPPTPRPIGYPLNAVQTDQQGNPVSMNVPHVQLINPENQIVEPDGNMALDSDDAEEPSPEAMARYLSMRRHTVGVPDPRTEMQEELQKLPPGFPRVAPQPPFPMPPTMGHMHTLMPTQNPHLQPTQQLEYKEQSLLQPPTLQLLNGMGPLGRRASDGGANIQLHAQLLKRPRGQSPLVANPHPIPAVAPVDEEGSDGEPDQEAVQRYLANRSKRHTTHALMSTAHGGEPLADSQRPQGSRQRGWAPEQHCRSIYKDCNTLHLPMERFSPVRRFSDGATTIQAFKTHLENSSLIRQLKQECEQLQKMYACPQDERLLEHTQQQHFLYQQEQQILHQQIQALSLGHGDCQPSHLTHQLQRLHIQPSSPPPTHPNNHLFRQPNQSPPPTAMMQGHSVPSAVQYQHAPALYQPSSGSPPPCGLRPVTLPPQQQQPCSSSRGGGIPMPQQQVTIQVQEVELGGGGALQRQQQAFLSTPCSHRVLGKQLSADNAETHSRSLGRFNTYDQAAFNPHLFGEGSRPSGVVGGYNPYLQGTSLKVPGMEGYQGGVVGGAGGGGYGSPSALQQALLSPTPLEYRPQQHVTPTLQGLLSPRHSLTGHADPRLPPQDLASLLKRQSPRPAPPTSPNVPQDYTEMLLLRQLGQGESLDPGSPYHHLLQIRPPDVQPPSLPHSESMEEDDLPPGYHEGLLAKAQGCGDGHDLLGPPQGGTPPYNSPTHRHGYIRSTTTTRDNEHVDCRTQGQQVMEQGVPDRNGVGYSTRGPQGDGYRPRGQLQRHHTIQTCDDAYDQAEPMSGMSLLAGKALSSARMSDILSQSSLTGSQQLHQREESVCDVEGELHAGACYPSSCTSNILHSYKPPDLQYSMEQAGV; from the exons gtGGCCATCAAAATAGTGGACAAGACCCAGCTGGACGATGAGAACCTGAAGAAGATCTTCAGGGAGGTGCAGATCATGAAGATGCTGAGGCACCCCCACATCATTCGTCTCTACCAG GTAATGGAGACCGAGAGGATGATCTACCTGGTAACAGAGTATGCCAGTGGCGGGGAGATTTTTG ACCACCTGGTGGCCCACGGCAGGATGGCGGAGAAGGACGCGCGGCGGAAGTTCAAGCAGATCGTGGCGGCCGTCCACTTCTGCCACTGCCGCAACATCGTCCACCGAGACCTGAAGGCCGAAAACCTGCTCCTGGACCACAACCTCAACATCAAGATTGCAG ACTTTGGCTTCAGTAACCTGTTCTCCAGAGGCCAGCTACTAAAGACCTGGTGTGGGAGTCCTCCCTATGCTGCCCCAGAGCTCTTCGAAGGGAAGGAGTACGATGGACCCAAAGTGGACATCTGG AGTTTGGGCGTGGTGCTGTATGTTCTGGTGTGTGGTGCCTTGCCGTTTGACGGCAGCACCCTCCAGAACCTGAGGGCCCGGGTGCTGAGCGGGAAGTTCCGCATCCCCTTCTTCATGTCCACAG ACTGTGAGTACCTGATCCGACACATGCTGGTGCTGGAGCCCAGTAGACGCCTCTCCATGGAGCAGATCTGTAAGAACAAGTGGATGAAGCAGGGAGACCCAGACCCAGAGTTTGAGAGG ttgatAGTGGAATGTGAGCAGGTGAAGTCTGAGCGGGAGACAGAGCTCATCAACGAGCAGGTGCTGATGGCCATGTCTGAGATGGGACTGGACCGCGAGCGCACACTCCAA TCTCTGCATACTGATGCGTACGATCACTACAGCGCCATCTACAGCCTGCTCTCTGACCGCCTGAAGAAACACAAGACCCTGCGCGTGGCCCCACCCACGCCCCGCCCCATTGGCTACCCTCTCAACGCTGTACAG ACGGATCAGCAGGGTAATCCCGTTAGCATGAATGTCCCTCACGTCCAGTTGATCAACCCAGAGAACCAGATCGTTGAG CCGGACGGAAACATGGCCCTGGACAGTGATGATGCAGAGGAGCCGTCTCCAGAGGCCATGGCTCGCTACCTGTCCATGAGGCGTCACACGGTGGGCGTCCCAGACCCCAG GACGGAGATGCAGGAGGAGCTGCAGAAGCTGCCCCCTGGGTTCCCCCGTGTGGCCCCCCAGCCCCCCTTCCCTATGCCCCCCACCATGGGCCACATGCACACACTGATGCCCACCCAGAACCCACACCTGCAGCCCACACAGCAGCTGGAATACAAG GAGCAGTCCCTGCTGCAGCCCCCTACCCTGCAGCTGCTGAATGGCATGGGACCCCTGGGCCGCAGGGCCTCGGATGGTGGGGCCAACATCCAGCTGCACGCCCAGCTACTGAAGAGGCCACGGGGACAGTCCCCTCTGGTCGCCAACCCT CACCCCATCCCGGCTGTGGCTCCTGTGGATGAGGAGGGTTCTGACGGGGAGCCCGACCAGGAGGCGGTGCAGAG GTACTTGGCGAACCGCTCCAAGCGGCACACGACGCACGCGCTCATGAGCACGGCACACGGCGGTGAGCCGCTGGCAGACTCGCAGAGGCCCCAGGGCTCCCGGCAGAGGGGGTGGGCCCCGGAGCAGCACTGCCG GTCCATCTACAAGGACTGTAACACCCTGCACTTGCCCATGGAGCGTTTCTCCCCTGTGAGGCGCTTCTCCGATGGGGCCACCACCATCCAGGCCTTTAAGACCCACCTGGAGAACAGCAGCCTCATCAGGCAGCTCAAACAG GAGTGTGAGCAGCTGCAGAAGATGTACGCTTGCCCCCAGGACGAGCGGCTGCTTGAGCACACACAACAACAGCATTTCCTGTACCAGCAAGAGCAGCAGATTCTACACCAGCAGATACAG GCCCTGTCTTTGGGACACGGAGACTGCCAGCCCAGTCACCTTACCCACCAGCTCCAGAG GTTGCATATCCAGCCCTCCAGCCCACCGCCTACACATCCCAACAACCACCTTTTCAGACAGCCCAATCAGAGTCCCCCTCCAACAGCGATGATGCAGGGGCATA gTGTACCATCAGCGGTGCAGTACCAGCACGCCCCCGCCCTCTACCAGCCCTCCAGCGGGAGTCCCCCCCCTTGCGGCCTCCGCCCCGTCACCCTGcccccccagcagcagcagccctGCTCCTCTTCCCGTGGGGGGGGCATCCCCATGCCCCAGCAGCAGGTGACTATCCAGGTGCAGGAGGTGGAGCTGGGAGGGGGTGGGGCCCTGCAGCGCCAGCAGCAGGCTTTCCTTTCCACGCCGTGCTCCCACCGGGTCCTGGGGAAGCAGCTGAGCGCAGACAATGCCGAGACCCACAG tcGCAGCCTCGGACGGTTCAACACATACGACCAGGCCGCCTTCAACCCCCATCTGTTCGGCGAGGGCTCTCGGCCATCGGGGGTAGTGGGGGGCTACAACCCCTACCTCCAGGGGACCTCCCTCAAGGTGCCAGGGATGGAGGGCTACCAGGGTGGGGTGGTCGGTGGCGCTGGAGGCGGGGGCTACGGGAGCCCCTCTGCCCTGCAGCaggctctcctctcccccacccccttgGAGTACCGGCCCCAGCAGCACGTCACCCCCACCCTACAGGGTCTCCTCTCCCCCCGCCACTCCCTGACGGGCCACGCCGACCCCCGCCTGCCCCCCCAGGACCTGGCCTCCCTGCTGAAGAGGCAGAGCCCTCGGCCGGCACCCCCCACTTCCCCCAACGTGCCCCAGGACTACACGGAAATGCTGCTGCTGCGCCAGCTCGGCCAAGGGGAGTCTCTGGATCCGGGAAGCCcctaccaccacctcctccagatCAGGCCCCCAGACGTCCAGCCCCCCAGCCTGCCCCACTCAGagagcatggaggaggatgaCCTGCCACCTGGCTACCATGAGGGCCTCCTGGCCAAAGCCCAAGGCTGTGGGGACGGCCATGACCTGCTGGGCCCCCCCCAGGGAGGGACGCCCCCCTACAactcccccacacacagacacggcTACATCAGGAGCACCACCACAACCAGAG ACAACgagcatgttgactgcaggaccCAGGGGCAGCAGGTTATGGAGCAGGGCGTGCCTGACCGTAACGGAGTGGGCTACTCCACCAGGGGCCCCCAGGGGGACGGCTATCGGCCCCGGGGCCAGCTACAGCGCCACCACACCATCCAGACCTGCGACGACGCCTAT GACCAGGCCGAGCCCATGTCTGGGATGAGCCTATTGGCTGGCAAGGCTCTGAGCTCGGCCCGCATGTCTGACATCCTCAGCCAATCATCTCTGACAGGAAGCCAGCAGCTCCACCAGCGGGAAGAGTCAG TATGTGACGTGGAGGGAGAGCTCCACGCTGGAGCCTGCTACCCGTCGTCCTGCACCAGCAACATCCTTCATAGCTACAAACCCCCAGACCTGCAGTACAGCATGGAGCAGGCCGGGGTCTAA